The following are encoded together in the Trachemys scripta elegans isolate TJP31775 chromosome 7, CAS_Tse_1.0, whole genome shotgun sequence genome:
- the TM7SF2 gene encoding delta(14)-sterol reductase TM7SF2, whose translation MMDRYKIPRTKELEFGGPLGAMILLFLMPATVFYLLLTCRTEQASVLNFPPPLPPLSTLWNPHTFLLLLAWVGLQAALYMLPMGKVTEGIVLRDKSRLQYRINAFHAMGVTALVVGAGLAAGLRLSYIYDHFLQLAFSALLLAFGLSFLLYFKSLFAPETTLAPGGNSGNPIYDFFMGHELNPRIGSFDLKYFCELRPGLLGWALVNMAMLMKETELRGSPSLAMLLVNAFQLLYVVDALWNEEAILTTMDIVHDGFGFMLAFGDLAWVPFTYSLQAYFLVNHPQKLSLSMAVGILLLNGLGYCIFRSANSQKNTFRRNPNDPRVTGLKTIPTATGRRLLVSGWWGFVRHPNYLGDLIMALAWSLPCGLTHVLPYFYVFYFTVLLIHREARDEHQCLRKYGLAWQEYCRRVPYRIFPYLY comes from the exons ATGATGGATCGGTATAAGATCCCACGCACCAAAGAGCTGGAGTTTGGAGGGCCCCTGG GAGCCATGATCCTCCTCTTTCTCATGCCAGCTACCGTCTTCTATCTTCTGCTGACATGTCGCACTGAGCAAGCCAGCGTGCTGAACTTCCCGCCCCCGCTGCCACCCCTGAGCACCCTCTGGAACCCCCACaccttcctgctgctcctggcttgggTGGGACTCCAGGCTGCCCTCTACATGCTGCCTATGGGAAAG GTCACAGAAGGGATCGTCCTTCGAGACAAGAGCCGGCTCCAGTATCGCATTAATG CTTTCCATGCGATGGGGGTCACAGCCCTGGTGGTGGGGGCTGGATTGGCAGCCGGGTTGCGCCTCAGCTACATCTATGACCACTTCCTGCAGTTGGCTTTCTCGGCCTTGCTGCTGGCCTTCGGCCTCAGCTTCCTCCTCTACTTCAAGTCCCTCTTTGCCCCAGAGACAACACTGGCGCCAGGCGGGAACTCAG gaaatcctATCTATGACTTCTTCATGGGCCACGAGCTGAACCCACGCATCGGCTCCTTCGACCTGAAGTATTTCTGCGAGCTGCGGCCAGGCCTCCTCGGCTGG GCACTGGTGAACATGGCCATGCTGATGAAAGAGACTGAGCTGCGGGGCAGCCCCTCGCTGGCTATGCTCCTGGTCAATGCCTTCCAGCTGCTGTATGTGGTGGATGCACTCTGGAATGAG GAGGCCATCCTCACCACCATGGACATTGTACACGATGGGTTTGGCTTCATGTTGGCCTTTGGGGACCTGGCCTGGGTGCCCTTCACCTACAGCCTGCAGGCCTATTTCCTGGTCAACCACCCCCAGAAGCTGAGCCTGTCCATGGCTGTCGGGATCCTCTTGCTCAATG GTCTGGGCTACTGCATCTTCCGCAGTGCCAATTCCCAGAAGAACACTTTCCGCAGGAACCCCAATGACCCCAGAGTAACTG gtcTCAAAACCATTCCCACAGCCACGGGCCGGCGTCTCCTGGTGTCTGGGTGGTGGGGGTTTGTGCGCCACCCCAACTATCTGGGGGATCTCATCATGGCTCTGGCCTGGTCGCTGCCCTGTG GCCTGACGCATGTCCTGCCCTACTTCTACGTCTTCTACTTCACTGTGCTGCTGATTCACCGGGAGGCTCGGGATGAGCACCAGTGCCTGCGGAAATATGGGCTTGCCTGGCAGGAGTACTGCCGGCGAGTTCCCTACAGGATCTTCCCTTACCTTTACTGA